The following proteins are encoded in a genomic region of Ornithodoros turicata isolate Travis chromosome 6, ASM3712646v1, whole genome shotgun sequence:
- the LOC135397096 gene encoding allergen Arg r 1-like, with protein sequence MLSHCRGACRSLSRATMIPVVLLLAFGFVSAISEIDIDCLRGRYNNAWEAIEGPSYGVFFLRRTTRNEPNECPFVRVPTGRNKSSYSKTATLAYGYIKKGKTEETVKQAQARGAYILLNKEAANTSVEYSDPSICYVTRVLDCSGSRPGFHFELWRHSHASHTSACCSQVFRNRTQGKKTRFVKYEDYCPGVVGARKKNE encoded by the exons ATGCTGAGCCACTGTAGAGGTGCTTGCCGTTCGCTCTCACGAGCAACCATGATCCCTGTTGTGCTACTCCTAGCGTTTGGCTTTGTGAGTGCGATTTCCGAAATTGATATTGACTGCTTGAGGGGAAGATATAATAACGCCTGGGAG GCAATCGAAGGACCTAGCTATGGCGTCTTTTTCCTCCGGAGGACAACGCGAAATGAACCCAATGAATGTCCCTTCGTTAGAGTACCAACTGGAAGAAACAAATCATCATACTCTAAGACTGCTACCCTTGCTTATGGGTACATCAAGAAAGGAAAGAC CGAGGAAACCGTGAAACAGGCACAAGCTAGAGGAGCATACATTCTCCTTAATAAAGAAG CGGCCAATACAAGCGTGGAATACTCTGACCCATCCATCTGTTACGTTACCAGAGTTCTAGACTGCTCAGGCAGCCGTCCCGGAT tTCACTTCGAACTGTGGCGCCACAGTCATGCGAGTCACACCTCAGCATGCTGCTCGCAAGTGTTTAGGAATCGAACGCAGGGGAAGAAGACCAGGTTCGTAAAGTACGAGGACTACTGTCCGGGCGTCGTCGGAGCACgaaagaaaaatgaatga
- the LOC135398698 gene encoding uncharacterized protein LOC135398698, with protein MQRLLSLLLISTASSSKLLCEDVQLACISRLPCSMALHGHRLDCKHELSGRTPGQCSVPCRQSLISLASTEEGFDLLKCDCGTDAFCKALDHRVSTCWWQRPPCSRDNLSPRPSCSRLVSYCVGDAVCASAWDYYRRFCHEVLDGGSDKCHARCKNSVSVLLRMEQTHRLLDCVCDSAVSRNVCARELNKVRTLCFELEEIDPSGAFLLEGLGMKWLIAFVVSVVWLRR; from the coding sequence ATGCAGCGCCTTCTCTCTCTTCTCCTAATCTCAACCGCATCATCCAGCAAACTCCTGTGCGAAGACGTCCAACTGGCCTGCATCAGCCGCTTACCGTGCAGTATGGCGCTTCACGGTCACCGCCTCGACTGTAAACACGAACTCTCTGGAAGAACTCCGGGACAGTGCTCCGTTCCCTGCAGACAATCCCTGATCTCTCTCGCGTCGACGGAAGAAGGCTTCGACCTTCTCAAGTGCGACTGCGGAACGGACGCCTTCTGCAAGGCGCTCGACCACCGGGTGTCCACCTGCTGGTGGCAGAGACCTCCGTGCTCCAGGGACAACCTCTCGCCGCGACCTTCTTGCTCGAGGCTCGTCAGTTACTGCGTGGGTGACGCGGTCTGCGCGAGTGCTTGGGATTATTACCGGAGGTTTTGTCACGAAGTCTTGGACGGCGGAAGCGACAAGTGCCACGCCAGGTGTAAGAACAGTGTGAGTGTTCTGTTGCGAATGGAGCAGACGCATAGGTTGCTGGACTGCGTGTGCGACAGCGCAGTGAGTCGGAATGTTTGTGCGAGGGAGTTGAACAAGGTGAGGACGTTGTGTTTCGAACTGGAGGAGATTGATCCGTCGGGAGCTTTCTTGTTGGAGGGATTGGGGATGAAGTGGTTGATTGCTTTCGTGGTCTCGGTGGTGTGGCTGCGACGGTAG